Below is a window of Rhodamnia argentea isolate NSW1041297 chromosome 11, ASM2092103v1, whole genome shotgun sequence DNA.
CCAGCCGTATGCTCTGCCAAGAAGCACAACACTCTGTTCGTGTTCGGAGACTCCCTCTTCGACCCCGGCAACAACCAGTACGTGAACGCCACTCCCGGCGGCCGCGGCGGCGGCATGGCCACTTCCCTGCCTTATGGAGAGACCTACTTCAAGCACGCCACCGGACGGCTCTCCGACGGTCGCCTCGTCCCCGACTTCATCGGTACAGAAAACAGAAACGCTTCTCACCAGACCAATCGTTCCCTTTTAGTTCTTCTGGGGTTGGCGCTATGTCCAGTCCATTTAGGgaaatagcaatttttttttctcggattAAACGACACAGCACACGTGACAGCATCATAGGCCATAAATTTTTAGCGGAATTTCACTTGGTATGTCTATGGACGATTTATTGTGTTGTCTTGAATGTGCAGCTGAGTTTGCTAAGCTGCCTATTCTTCCGCCATATTTGCAACCGGGGACCCAAAATTTGACCGACGGAGCTAACTTCGCGTCAGGCGGAGGAGGTGTTCTGCCCGGCGACCATCCCGGACCGGTGAGTAAATTGTAATGCAGCTTTACTATAGTCTTATGTAATGTGCATAGATACTTAATTTACTGTAGACTTGGTATTAATCTGGTCTAACTTGAATCTGAATCAGATTGATTTGGGAAAGCAACTGGGCTACTACAAGGAAGTGGTGAAATCGCTGAGAGCGAAGCTAGGCGATGCCGGGGCCAAAAGGGTCCTCATGAGAGCCGTCTATCTGTTCAGCATTGGAGGGAACGACTACTTTCGCCTCTACAACACAAAACCAAACGTCACTCAATCTTACCGCCGCGAATACGTATCGATAGTTGTCGGCAACATCACCTCGGCTCTCAAGGTAACCGCAACTCGCTGTTTAGGTCCATAGAGCAGATTAAGAGATGGACAAGCATACAAAGAATCAGTGAACTGATCTTTTGCTCTGATTCCATGTGAAACCAAGCAGCCAACTGATTGCGCAGACAATTCTAATCTTTCTTAGTACTTAACATGTTGTAATGGATGTTGTGATCCATCATATGCAGGAAATCTATGGGCTCGGCGGACGAAAAATCGCGTTCCAGAATGCAGGGCCTCTGGGCTGTGTGCCAAGCATGAGAGCCAGGAGCAACGGAACTGGCTGTGCGGAGGAACTGCAAGCTCATGCCAGACTTCACAACCGAGAGCTCGCAATCGCCCTCAGGAAGTTGAAGACCGAGTTGCCGGGATTCGAATATTCGATCTTTGATTACTACAACTCGCTCAAAGACCGGATCTTTAACCCTTCCAAATATGGTTAGGTGCCAGGACCCAATGTTCCATTGCATCATCACATTGCTTATGGCTCAGGACTCTTTTATGACTCTgaacttcttctctctcccttgtTTGTGAAGGCTTCGAGGATGGGCAGGCGGCGTGTTGCGGCTCTGGACCATACCGAGGATCGAGCTGCGGGGGGACACAGAAATATGAGGTGTGCAGTGACCCGAGCGAGTACATTTGGTTCGACGGTGGGCACACGACTGAGGCCGCGAATTACCAGCTGGCGCAACTTATCTGGAGCGCGGCAGCGCCCGTCACAGGGCCTTCCAACGTGAGGCAACTATTCGTGCATTAGTATAAGGACGTGTCGGATATCATCGCCTTCGGTAGACTTGTCGCCGACCGAGATTAGCTTGGATATGTGTGTTTAGTGCCAGCTCCGACTGTTGTGGCTGATTTAGAGCGCCTGATGTAATCGATGTTGCTTCTATATTGCGGTTTATGCTTCACGACTTTCTCTATATTTTGTTGTGATGAAGACTAAAGGGAAAGGACATAGTGCACGCTTGATTTTGCAGACCGAAATTTCATTCATCCTTGCGAAACTGGTAAGATATTGGTGCAAAATGGAAGAGCATAACTGCCCGCATATATATAgggaattggccaaatttcatGGACACTCCATGTATTTTGTAGTCTCTCTTGTCGGAGATGTCGAACTCTTGGTAGTTCCAATGACAATCAAACGTTGGTCGGCAATGGCAAGTGCTGCAGAGGTGGTGGGGTGTCAAAAATACCCGAACCGAAGACTTCGGGTATTTTTTGTTCGGGTCTCTTTCAGATAAGGTAATAGCTGAAGAACGGGTATCATTATAGTTTCGGAGTACTCAAACCGAACCACGTTCCAAAGACTTTGAAGCATCCCAAAATGTCTCCTTAATTCTCTCTTGTCAAAATTGTATCATTACCGGTTCGGTCTAGCTCAGGTGGTTCCTGGTTCTTCTGCACATCCCTAATTGCCAGTGACATTGGGCACGAGGGAAAAGATGATGGTCAAGGAGAAATGGTTAAGGAGGGAGGAGAGAAATGGGTATTAATTGCATAGAGTAGTGttaagatgaagaagaaggaggaggagggggaggaaaaaaaaaagtgaaggtaTCTAAATGAATCGTGTTTTCGGTTCGGTCTTATTCAATTCAAGTTGCGGTTCGGGACACAAGAAGTACACCACCTTCAATGTTCTATTCTGTTCATGTATCAATGATACCCCGAATCGAACCAAACAATTCATACCCCTAGCTCGTGATCATATGTGTGCTCGCAAATAGAAGATTTCTCGTAAGTCCGAGTAATTTTTGTGATGTGGTTTAATATGAGTCGATCTATCAAATTGATGGTATGTCAACCATTCAAAGGATTGACAATACATTTCAAACCAAATCTAActaaaaatcaaatgaagttAATAATTCAAAGAACAATTAAAACCATCGAAGAATGTTGTCCATTTTCTCTTTGTAAGATCCCGATGGGATATTGGTGCAAAAAGCAAAAGCACAAGTTAGCTACTGTTAGGCCACTGCATTGTATCGAACGCACGTGAGCAAAATTCATGTGCACTGTAACTTTGTTAGATCGTGCGATTTCACTTGAAACTTACCTCATTCGTTGCATGCAAATTTGGCTCACACGTCTTAGGagcatttaagatttttttgttgtattgATACTTGTTGGAGTTATCCCACATCAATTGTAAAAGGAATTAGtagtcggtttataagtgtgagagaaAATTTCATCCTTTGAGATAGCTTTGGGGGTGAGAGAAGCCGAAGACCACCAAATATTAATATAAGAGCCCagctttccttttgattttcccTCTACgtactccttttaataatttattaatttttattgtttatttttaattttatttttaaaattttgattattttttgtttttcttttcttttgccttcttcTTCAGCCAATTGCCAGCCACAATGACAGTCGACAATCGGCCACAGGTGAGCTCAAGCTCGCCTGGATAGAGTGACCCTAAGCTGGCCGATTTGTGGGGAGCTCAAGCCCCATtgagaaaaaggtaaaaaaaaaaaagaattaattaaaaggaaaaggaaaaaaaattataaaaatatttttcttgactcatctatttttcataaaacgaaagtcggaaaattcaaaaatattttcttggaagttATTTTGCGCAAAACGAACGAAGCATTAATACGAGTCGGGTTTATTAGATTATTGATGAGTCGATCATTCCAAGAAGTGAATTTACATCTCAAACTAAAACTATTCAGAATCAGTTGACACGTAAGCTGATCtaatttatttagttttttctgATGGAAAAAAATGGAGGCCTAATCTAATTTTGTTAACACAGAGGGCTAATCTAATTCAAACGTGCATTTACCAAAAAATGGAGGTCCATCATGCGCATCAACGGGGCTAGAATGTCCCTTTCTTTCCCGCCAGAATCAGGTGGGTCCCCCCCGACATTATGACGCAACATCAAAAGTGAGGTCGTTGATGACATCGTCTGCTGCTTTTATCGCCTTTCGCTTCCATGCCTTATGGGACCCACTCTAGTCAACGAAAACGCGTGAAATGAAACCGTTGACTCACCGACGCACGCTTTTAtccgctctttctttctttctttttcttttgttcttttgaacttcatcttccatttgaTTGGGACAGctaaaaatggattaaaaagGATTAAGCAGATTTACTTGGATCAGCCGTTTTCAACCCGGCCCGACTCGACACCGCTCATTTGACGGGTTTAAATATGATCTATATACAGGGAGATTTTCTTCCATGGCCTTGGATTATTCGACCGACCAATTTATAACTACCGATTTTGCCATGTGTTGGTGGTCGACCCCGCAGTGTTGCCGATTACGAAGCACTCTAGGACCAGGCAATCACCACACCTGTATAAGTCTCGAAGCTCACTTTGGGACCAGCAACGTTTAGGTTTAGAAGAAGCTAGCATTGCAGTCGACCATCTTATGCGTTCCCACTCTttgaataattcaaactttgatGTAACGTGGAACTCGAAATGATGGCTTTGGTCGATTTGATTCCATCAGGACTACATTTAGCGACAataactatttttcttttcacattgGTAGATTTAGTAGAAGTTTTCGTTTTTCCATTAGGCGATGTACCGGAAGTTTCAAGTATATAAACTAGAACGAAAGATGAGACCAGATAATTAATCTCACAATCACTTTCGGATACTTCTGCTTTCACGGGAAAATGCTTTCTCTAAGAAAGAATACATGTTTGATTCGTTTAATTTGCACTGTTCTTTTCAAATGTATCCTCAAACTTGTGTAATTTATGTGATCAATCTCTTTAATTTCGGCAAAGTAATGTCCATCTATCTTTCGATGTTAATCGAAAATGCAATGAGAAGGACTCTGTTCCACTGTGGACATTCGATTTGTGCCGATCATACCATAGGAGCCATAATTTTTAGGTATAATTGagcaaattttttgaatagcTCTTTATTCAACGttgaaaattaattatttcaacgTAAGATTTTCCTGCCGACAACTATCGACATGTCCTTGTCCTCACTAGATTGCGATGTCGGCTTCGTCCAATAATTTCTCGCCAAGTGGACACGGACCTACTAGTAGTTATTTCTAGTTGCTGTCCTCCAACTGCAAAATTACTTTTTAGACCATCGCCCGTATCTATAGAAACGAAAATACCTCTTCGGCCTAAATTCACATCAACTGGATCTCCCTTTAACTTTAAGTGCTGTAAAGTAACTCTTGACTCTGCCTTTAGCTAGCAATTCGCCACTCAAATGACCATGCTTCACATGGATAGTTTCCGCTCCCTCTTCCTCACATTGTCCTTCTGCGCAATCCTCCTGCTTCCCCCGAGCTGCCGCGCCGAGCTGCCGGAGAACCACGTCGCGTTCTTCATCTTCGGGGACTCGCTCTTGGATTCGGGGAACAACATTTACCTGAGTGGCGGCGGCGGGGCTGATTCCTTGCCCTATGGAGAGACCTTCTTCAAGCGCCCGACCGGACGGGTCTGCGACGGGCGGATCGTTCCCGACTTCATATGTAAGAGTTGCTCCTGCTAAttacatttccctttttcaccCCCTTGATTCTATTCTGCCACCTGACTACTGCTAGTGACGAATGCGGACTCTGAATGATGTGATCCTTCTATTTTCCTTGGCAACAGCTGAATATGCAAAGCTTCCATATATCAAACCGTACTTGGAGCCCGGGTTCACCGACTACACCAACGGGGTCAATTTCGCATCTGCCGGAGCCGGCGTTCTCCCGGAAACTCATCCCGGAACTGTAAGACATCTGCACTTCTCACCGTGCTATTCCGGTTAAGATGTGAAGCTGTTCGTTTTCCGGATTTTCTGGATGCGATAGTTGTTGGACGAGTGAACTGCCTCTGACGGATTGTTTGATTGGCTTTGATCAGCTATACTTTAAGCTGCAACTGAACTATTTCGAGGAGGTCGTGAAGGGGTTGAAGCGACAATTAGGTGACGCCGATGCCCACAAGTTGCTCTCGAAGGCGGTCTATCTGTTCAGCATCGGAGGGAACGATTACAATGCCATTCAGAACAATCCCAAAGCAACTGCATCTTTCAGGAAAATGTACATGACCATGGTCCTGGGCAATTTCACAGCGGGGATCAAAGTATAGGACCATCCTCTGCTGACCCAATTTCGTTCTTTGAACTTGAAAAGAGTGTGGGAACTAACAAGAAGCTGttttttgttgatgatgatgttgcAGCAAGTCTACGCGCATGGAGGTAGGAAATTCGCCTTCCAGAATGTAGGGCCAATCGGGTGCATGCCGGCCACTCGAGCCTCGACCGGGTCCAAGGGATGCTTGCACGACCCGACCGTGATAGCGAAGATGCACAACATAGCCCTGTCAAGGCTGCTGAAGAGGATCGAACAGGGGCTACCGGGATTCAAATACGCCCTGTTCAATTACTACACTTCCCTCACCATGAGGACTCTATATAGCTATAAATTCGGTAAGTTCCCAAACCAAAGTCCTCTAACTTCAAACCCGCCATTGAAATCCAAGACGTGGAACAACCGATTCGGATCAAAGCATGATCACTTAGCATAATTCACATTGAATTGGACAATTCGTGCGGCTCATCTTTAGTGCACATGTTTGCTGATGTTCTTGAAATTAACTGGGGATGCTCTTGTTCGGTTGCAGGGTTCAAGGTTGGGATGAGTGCGTGCTGTGGAAGCGGTCCGTACAACGGGCAATTCTCATGTGGGAAAAAGAACGGCACCACAAGTGGTTACACTCTGTGCAGCGACCCAAGCGAGTATGTGTGGTTCGACGCTGCTCATCCGACCGAGACGGCCAACAGGCAACTCGCGTCTCTGCTGTGGGACGGACCCTCTCGCACCGTCAGGCCTTACAATATGAAGATGTTCTTCGAAATGCCATAGTAGTTGTTGTTTCATGTCCTATGTTCTTGTCTACGATTTTTGAGAGACTGAGTAATAAAACGCATAGTTTCTCCGTGGTATTGCTGGTGCGCAATGTCTGCAAAGTCAGGGTCCGATGGATTCTCATTGGCGTCCCGTAAATCTGAGTCGAGGTTCGATGTTAGGCAAAGAATCGCCCCGGCTATTAAGCGACGGTCACACGTCACGCTCGAGTGATGATGTGGAGTCCCATAAACATTGATGGAAATGGAATGGTTCGCTTCATCTCcgaaatcaaaataaaaatcaatgcTAGTATCGTAAGTGATTGCCAGAGGCTGAATCTTTCACAATGGCGCAGGCCTTCCTCCCTTAAGCACAGTCGAGACCCAGCAAGAGAATCGGGCAAAGCGAGCTTGAAGCTTCGGGTCGGCCAGAGCGAAGTAACGGTGCTCATTGATTTTGATAGACTTCCTCTTCCCACGTTCGCTGCATCGCCGGTGGGAACGGGCTATCTGGCTCCTTGAGAAAACCGGGATGGCGGGCAGTTTAGGCAATCTATACGGCAGGTTCAAGAATCTGAGCGAATGTAAATCGAACTTTCCAAGAAATGAGTATAACTCAAGATGGTCTGACAGGGCTCACTGGCCTTCTCGCATGCAATGAAGCCATCTTTTCTTGGGTTCTCACCATAATAAAAGAAGGGTCCAATCACGACTCGAGTAGAGACAGAGTCGATCCAGTTGACCACCATCTGCATGCCCACCATACATTCAACTCGATGAGAGCATCGATGCAGTTGAGACTAAGGCGCACGTGAGCTCATGAGGAGCGTACCCAACAATGCACTTTGGAACCACATTCGACAATCACATGCAGTTGCGTCGGTTTAGGAATTGTCCTCATTATTTACATTGCTGAGAAACGACGTCATAATTAGTGCAAATTCTGATCTAAGCAAACACAGAGTGATTCTATAAATAGTACCGCTTGGTCCTAAATTCATGTCAACCGTCTCCTTTAGGTGCTCCAAAGCAACTCTGCCATTTCAGCATTCAACGTTCGAAAGTGAATATTGCTTCACATGGATAGTTTCAGCTCACTCTTCCTCACATTATCCTTCTGCACAATCCTCCTGCTTCTGCCGAGCTGCCATGGCAAGCTGCCGGAGAACCATGTGGCGTTCTTCATCTTCGGGGACTCGCTCTTGGACGCGGGGAACAACATTTACCTAAATGGCAGTGGCAAGGCTGATATTTTTCCCTATGGAGAGACCTTCTTCAAGCACCCCACGGGACGGCTCTGCGACGGACGTATCGTTCCTGACTTCATATGTAAGAATTGCTCCTGCAAAGTTTTATCCCTTGTTCCCCTATATTCTATTTTGCCAAATGACTAGCCCTACTGAAGCTTTCAATAGAAGAAACTGTAGCTTGTTCTTAGAATGCGAAAGCTAATTATgtgatcctttcttttcctgatGAAGCTGAATATGCAAAGCTTCCATACATCAAACCGTACTTGGAGCCTGGGTTCGCCGACTACACCAATGGGGTCAATTTCGCGTCCGCCGGAGCCGGCGTTCTCCCTGGAACTCGTCCTGGAACTGTAAGACTCGCCGTGCTATTCTGGTTTGACGTAAAGttgttctctttttcgaaaataagTATTCAACGAGCCGATTATCTCTGGTGGACTGTCTAATTGGCCTTGATCAGCTATACTTTAAGCTGCAACTGAACTATTTCGAGGAGGTAGTGAAGGGGTTGAAGCAACAACTAGGCAACGCCGATGCCCACGAGTTGCTCGCAAAGGCAGTCTATCTGTTTAGCATTGGAGGCAACGACTACGGTTCCATTCCGAACAATACCAAATCAACTGCATCTTTCAGGAAAATGTACATCACCATGGTCTTGGGAAATTTCACAGTGGGGATCAAAGTATATGACCAGGCTCTACTAACCCAATTTCATTTCTTGAACTTGAAAAGAATTTGGGAACTGAAAGGAAGCTATTTTTATGGATGATATTGCAGCAACTGTATGCACATGGAGGGAGGAAATTCGCCTTCCAGAACGTCGGGCCGGTCGGGTGCATGCCGGCCGCTCGAGCCCCGTCTGGTTCCGAGGGATGCTTGCACGACCCAACCGTGATAGCGAAGATGCACAACATAGCCCTGTCGAGACTGCTGAAGAGGATCGAACAGGGGCTACCGGAATTCAAATACGCCCTGTTCGATTACTACACTTCCCTCACCATGAGGACTCTATACAG
It encodes the following:
- the LOC115736284 gene encoding uncharacterized protein LOC115736284; translated protein: MAKRSCSCIFYAAAFLWALLLGPAVCSAKKHNTLFVFGDSLFDPGNNQYVNATPGGRGGGMATSLPYGETYFKHATGRLSDGRLVPDFIAEFAKLPILPPYLQPGTQNLTDGANFASGGGGVLPGDHPGPIDLGKQLGYYKEVVKSLRAKLGDAGAKRVLMRAVYLFSIGGNDYFRLYNTKPNVTQSYRREYVSIVVGNITSALKEIYGLGGRKIAFQNAGPLGCVPSMRARSNGTGCAEELQAHARLHNRELAIALRKLKTELPGFEYSIFDYYNSLKDRIFNPSKYGFEDGQAACCGSGPYRGSSCGGTQKYEVCSDPSEYIWFDGGHTTEAANYQLAQLIWSAAAPVTGPSNVRQLFTKGKGHSARLILQTEISFILAKLQFATQMTMLHMDSFRSLFLTLSFCAILLLPPSCRAELPENHVAFFIFGDSLLDSGNNIYLSGGGGADSLPYGETFFKRPTGRVCDGRIVPDFISEYAKLPYIKPYLEPGFTDYTNGVNFASAGAGVLPETHPGTLYFKLQLNYFEEVVKGLKRQLGDADAHKLLSKAVYLFSIGGNDYNAIQNNPKATASFRKMYMTMVLGNFTAGIKQLYAHGGRKFAFQNVGPVGCMPAARAPSGSEGCLHDPTVIAKMHNIALSRLLKRIEQGLPEFKYALFDYYTSLTMRTLYSSKFGFKDGKTACCGSGPYNGQLFSCGKKNGTTSAYNLCSDPSEYVWFDAAHPTEMANRQLASLLWDGPSHTVGPYNMKMFFEMP